The Microscilla marina ATCC 23134 nucleotide sequence AGCTTTGTTTGGCTTTTTTTATAGAATGACCCAAAACGCTAAAACCAGTGAAGACCTAGTACAAAATGTATTTTTGCGTATACTCAAGTACAAGCATACTTTTACTGGTGAGGGTAAGTTTACTACCTGGATGTATCATTTGGCGCGGAATATCAGCATAGATCATCATAAAAAACAAAGTCGTATGGGCTACAAAGATGATCTCAGCCAATGGGAAAACCAGTTACCTGAAGAGGTAAGCACAGAAGATAAGATGTACCAACAAGAAGACATTCGCATGCTAAATGCTGCTTTAGGGCGGCTATCGCCTGAAAAACGTGAAATATTGATTTTGAGCCGTTACCAAGGACTTAAATACAAAGAAATAGGTGCATTGATGGATTGCAGTGAGGGAGCTGTAAAAGTGCGGATTCACCGGGCTTTGAGCGACTTAAAGGACATTTACAAAAAGCTTGAAAAGAACCAACAACTATGAAGAAAGAACACTATCAGATATTAATGACTGAGTACCTTAATGGTGATATTCAACCTGAGCAAGAGGCAGAACTTAAGGCATACCTTGAGCAAAATGAAATGGGTAAAAATGAGCTGTTTGAGCTAAAAGTACTCAATGATCAGTTGGAACAAGTACAAGTGCCTGAACCTAGTGCGCAAATGTCGGCAAACTTCTACAGTATGCTTGAGGCGCATAAACAAGATCAAAAAAACAGCGATAGTTTGGGGGCAATGCTCAAAAACTGGTGGACACACCTAAACTATCGTCGTTTTGCCTATAATTTGAGTTACAGCATTGCAGGTATATTGGTAGGAGCATTGGGTATGTATTATTTCAGTCAATCACCTCACCGTCCTCAAGGCAAAGAAAATGAAAATGTAGGATCACTTGCCGTGATTCAAAAGAAACTGAACAAGATGGAAGAAGATCAAAAAAGGTTGATTTCTTCTTTGCTGGAAAAGAAATCTGCCAGCGAAAGGTTAAGAGCGGTAAATCTTACCAGCAACATTTCTGTGGTAGACAATAAAATTACCAAGGCATTGCTCAAAATTCTTAATAGTGATCCTAATGTAAATGTACGCTTGACTACTGTAGAAACTTTAGCTCAATTTGCTGCTCGTCCAGAGGTACGTACTGGTTTGATCAAGTCTATTGCCAAACAAGAGTCTCCTTTGGTGCAAATAGCACTGATTGATGTAATGATTGAACTACAGGAAAAAAGCTCTGTAAAGGCACTCAAAAACCTGCTTAAAAAACAAGACCTTAACGAGGCTGTGAAAGGCAAAGTAGAACAAGGCATTCAGGTTTTGCTTTAAACGATGTCCACTCAGACAATAAGTTTACCTGAGTGACTCAAATGCCTGCTGCTTTTCTTCGTTTCAACTCTTTCTTTATCAATTCAAGCTCTCGATTGCTCTGCCCGGTAATGGCAGTATTCTCTTGTGCCCGCCTAAATAAATAGGGCATCACTTCTCTTACTTTACCATAAGGCACATACTTAACTGCATTGAAACCTGTTTTTGCCAAGTTGTAAGTAATGTGATCACTCATTCCATAAAGTTGCCCAAAAAACACCCTGGGGTTATTAGGAGCTATGTTCATTTGCTGGCAAAGCCGGGCGATGTGGTAACAACTGGTTTCGTTATGAGTACCAGCAAACAACGCAAGGTGCTCTATGTTTTCGAGGCAAAAAGTGGCTGCATCATCAAACATTTGATCAGTAGTAGCCTTATCTGGATTCAACAAGTTGGTATGTCTGGGTTTTTCTGCCTGTTGTTGTTCTTTTACTACATAAGCTCCTCGCACCAGTTTTACTCCTAACAAATAGTTGCCTTGTTTTGCCAATGCCAAAGAGTTTTTTAAAAAAGTAAACCCTCGCTGCAGATACATTTGGTAAGTGTTATAAACCACCACCCTTCCTTGGTTGTATTGTGCCATCATTGCTTGAGCAAGCTCATCAATAGGGTCTTGTATCCAGGACTCTTCAGCATCAATGAGTATTTTTATATGATGTTCATACCCAGCAGCACATATTGAGTCTACCCTGTCTTTGACCTTATGCCAGGCATATTGGTCAGTATCTGAAAGTTTTTCACCATTATGAATTTTTGCCAGCAAATGAACCGAAGCAAGGGCGCTTAGTTTAAATGCTGCAAAAGGCAGTGCATCTTGTGGAGCAGCAAATTTGATGTATCGGATTATTTCAGCGGTGGTTTTGTCATATTCAGTGTCGTTGGTTTTGCTTTCTACCGAGTAACCCAGCATAGTATGTACCTTAGAGGCATAGAGTTTCTCGATAAAACTCTGACAATCCTGCAAAGTTTCTCCTCCACAAAAAACTTTGTAAAGGCTGTTTTTCACTATGCCTCTCACTAACTTCAGGTGGAGGGTATGGTCAATAAAACGAGTACCATTGCGTACCAACCAAGGAGATTGCATGAGAGTAAAGGCACGTTTCATTAGCTGGAGTTCTTTGGTGCTTTTAGAGGCAAAGGCAATGGCTGTATTATCAAATGAGAGTTGGTTGGTGTGTGCCTCATTTGTATTAGGATAATTGGTCATAAGCTCGTGTTTAGGTTTCCAACAAAAATAATATTTTGGATGAGATAACCTATTGTCAACCTTCAAATCATTGTTTGTCACAACTTAAAAAATGCTTGCGTGTATATATAAGTTTATTGTCACAAGAGCAAAAGAGGGAATTTATGAACTATCATAAAGTATTGAGTATTAGCCCCAATGCTACACCAAAAGAAGTTGAGCAACAATACGACAGTTTGCTTGCTAGGTATGTAAACGAAGCTGAACGATTACAAGAAGTGAAAAAAGCTTATCAACTATGGCAAAAAGCCCAAGGTAACCCACCACAAAAACCAAAAAAAGACTACACAGCTTTCAAAGCTATCTCATTTGCTTTGGGGGTTTTCGTTGCATTGATTATACCAGTAGTATTAATTATGTATTTCGATGATAGCAAATTTGCGGGAATGTATATAGGGTATGCCATTATGATGGTGATAGGGGCAATATTGCAAGTAATAGTAGGTGCAATCAAATTTGGGTTAGAGCGTGACCCTAGCCCTAAACAAGCTGCTAGTGTACAAGATAAACTTAACCACCGTCGTAATATTTTGAGTGGTGTACTGACCCTGTTGTTGTTTGTGATTATATTTTTGTTAGCCTACTTTTTTGATGAAGACAAAATAGTATTGGGTATTTTGATTGCTTCGGTTGTGCTACCCTTTATTCGTACAATTTACCACATGTATAAAAATATCAAAGTATAGTTGTTAGGTAACAAAACTTGCTTTTGAGCAAACCCTGTAAAAAATAAACCATTTATAATCTACTGACTTTCAGTATAATGCTAGTATTTTGTGTTTAGCCAATAGCTGCCAACTATTGGCTAAACACTATAGACTGTTGATAAGAGTAAACCCTCAATAAACTTGCTTTATTTCATTCAAATATCAAATGAGTTATACAAATCCCAAAGGTTTGCTAACTTTGCAGCCAACATTACGCAAAACATAATCAGGTGGCTGACATCAAGGTATCACCCTTAACTAACACATAGAGTTCTAATGGCGAAGAAGTTTCCTTCCTACATACAGTTAGACATGATGGATTGTGGTCCTTCATGTGTAAAAATCATTTCAGAACATTACGGCAAACGTTATTCGCTGCAATACCTCCGCGAACAAAGCTATATTACCCGCGAGGGGGTTTCTCTTTTGGGGATAAGCGATGCTGCTGAAGCAGTAGGCTTTCGTACCATTGGGGTAAAAACCACTTTTGAACAATTAGCTGATGAGGCTCCGTTACCTTTTATTGCCCACTGGAACCAGCAACACTTTATAGTAGTACACAAAATTACCAAAAAAAAGGTGCACGTGTCTGACCCCGCAGTAGGTTTGGTGACTTACGACCGTGAGCAGTTTATGAAACACTGGGCGAGCACCCGTGAGCAAGGCGAAGACAAAGGCGTGGCATTGTTGATGGAGCCAACCCCTGAATTTTTTCAGCGGGAAAGTGACGAAAAGCTGAAGAAAACCAGTTGGAAGTTTTTGCTGGGATATGTGTTGCGTTATAAAAAGTTTTTGGTACAACTATTTTTAGGGTTGTTGCTGGGGAGTTTGCTTAGTATGATTTTCCCCTTCCTTACCCAATCGGTAGTAGATATTGGAATTAACACTCGCGATCTCAACTTTATTTATATTGTATTGCTGGGGCAGTTTATGCTCTTTTTTAGCCAAACTGCAGTAGACTTTATAAGGCGATGGATTTTACTCCACCTCAGTACCCGGATTAACATATCGCTCATTTCTGATTTTTTGATCAAACTTATGAAGTTGCCCATTGGTTTTTTTGACACCAAAATGATTGGCGACCTTTTGCAGCGGATCAATGATCACCACCGGATTGAACGGTTTTTAAGTACCTCAACCCTTACTATCCTATTTTCTTTTTTTAACCTGATCGTTTTCGGGTTTGTGCTTGCGTATTACAATCTGTATATTTTTCTTATCTTTTTGATAGGCAGCGTTTTATATATTGGCTGGGTGTTGGCATTTTTGAATATACGTAAAAAGCTTGACTATAAGCGTTTTCAGGAAATGTCACGTAATCAAAGTAGCTTGATTCACCTTATCAATGGCATGCAAGAGATTAAGCTAAATAATTGCGAAAAGCAAAAGAGGTGGGAATGGGAGCGTATCCAGGCAAAGATGTTTAAGATCAACGTAAAGAGCGTAACTCTGGAGCAAACCCAGCAGGCAGGTAGCTTATTTATCAATCAAAGTAAAAATATCTTGATTACTTTTTTTGCGGCTTATGCGGTGGTCAATGGAACAATGACCCTGGGGATGATGCTTGCTGTGCAGTCAATTATTGGACAACTAGACGGCCCTATTACCCAAATGATAAGTTTTGTGTATGAAATGCAAGACGCCAAGATAAGCTTGGAGCGTTTGGGCGAAATACATGAAAAAGAAGAGGAAGAAAGCAGCGAAGGAGATCAGGTAACTATATTACCTGAGGGCAAAAATCTTCATTTAGAGAACATTACTTTTCAGTATGAAGGTCCCCACTCTCCTAAAGTTATAGATGGAGTGACTTTGACTATTCCTGAGGGTAAAATTACAGCCATTGTAGGTACCAGTGGTAGTGGTAAAACAACCTTGCTTAAGCTATTGCTAAAGTTTTATCCTGTGACTGAAGGTGAAATAAAACTGGAAGGTGTTCAACTCAATAACCTGAGTGGGCGTTTGTGGCGCGAACGCTGTGGAACAGTCATGCAAGACGGCTTTATTTTTTCTGATACCATTGCCCGCAATATTGCGGTAAGTGACGAAATCATAGATCAACAAAGGTTGCGTCACGCGGTGCAAGTAGCCAATATCCAAGAGTTTGTAGAAGACCTGCCACTAGGGTATAATACCAAGATAGGGCAAGATGGTATAGGTGTAAGTGGAGGACAAAAACAACGAGTTTTGATTGCCCGTGCGGTATACAAAAACCCTGAGTTTTTATTCTTTGACGAAGCTACTTCAGCGCTGGACGCCAATAATGAACGCATTATTATGGAAAACCTGGACGAGTTTTTTAAAGGCAAAACTGCCGTAGTAATTGCTCACCGTTTGAGCACCGTAAAAAATGCTGACCAAATCATTGTACTCGAAAAAGGAAAACTGGTGGAACAAGGCACTCACAAAGAGTTGACGGCTAAAAGAGGCATCTACTATAACCTGGTAAAGAACCAGTTGGAATTAGGTGGGTAACTGGTATAAAACCTTATAAACAAGCTAAAAACCCTCTCTTAGTTGAGCAATGAACAGAGAGGGGAGGTAGTGAATTCAGTGCAATGGTGAGTTACTTGATGTAGCCCTAAAACTGATCAAACAATTTTGCGAATTGATTAAAAATACGCTCAATCAGACGGAGGTCTTTGGTGATAATATCGGCTTGTCCTTGCATTTCTGCCTTGAACTCCAGGTCTTTTTTATAACTCGTCTTCAACCCGTTGGGCAGGCTTACATTGATCGTGTACATAGATCCTTTTTGTGGGTCAGCACTTGCTTGTGCTATCAACGATATGCGTTCTACTTTCCCCTCTACCATGCCAAACTCATCGGCGGGGTAGTTGGCAAAACGAATGTTTACCACTTGTCCCACTTTTACTTTACCCGACCCGTTTACTGGCATATTAATCTTGCCAATCAAGTTCTTGTTTTGTGGAATTACCGCCATGACCGTTTGTTCAGGCTTTACAAACTGATTATCGCTCCAATAAGACAAAAATGAGACCTTGCCTTCCACAGGAGTAGTGAGTATGTAGCGTTGTATCCAGATGTTTACCTGGCTGCGTAAGGTTTGGAAAGCGTTGTTAGTGGCAAGTAAATAGGTTCTTTCCTGTTCGCGAAAAGTAAGGGTAAGTTCTCCAATGTTGTTTTGTAATTCATTAATCCTAATTCGGTTATTAATGATACTGGCCTCTCCATTTTTCAAGGCCCTGCGTTGTTGCAACAAACTGGCTTTAGTTTTGTCAAATTCAAGCCTTGCCATTAGTTTTTCTTCGGCAAGGGTGGAGTCTGCTTTGTATTGATTATTGAATATTTTGAATTCTTTGCCTAAAATCCTTTGTTGAGAAAGTAGGTTTTGGTTGAGCTTCTTGTATTGGATAATCTGCGATTGCAGGTTTTGAATTTGGTTTTCAGGTTTCGACAACTCATAAAAAAGCAATAACTCTCTAAAAGTTTTAGCAAACGATTCGTAGGCTCCTTGCAACTCGCCCAGCTTAAGGTTTTGTTGACTTATTACTTTGTCAAAAGCCAGTAAATCTTGGGTGCCTCTTTGGCGGTTGTTTAATATTTTTTGAAATTGAGTAATTTGTTTTTTCAATACTTGATAGTCTTCAAAAACTGTGGGGTTTTGAATATATCCCAACACCTCTTGAGGCTTTACATTTTGCCCATCTTTTACCATCAACTTTAATGCTCCCGAACTACGCGCCAAAATGCGTTGGGGAGGGGTTTTGGTAGTAACCATAATGCTGGAGTGAATAATATCGGGATATTTCATAAACCATGATACTGTCAGCAATACCATAAAAGTGAAAAATACTATAGTAATGCCCCAGCGAATAATCCAATGAGGAATATAGCTGAGAATCTCTTGTACTTCATCACTTCTTAACTCTAAGTCGGGGATCTCTTCTGCTTTTTGGGTAGGTGTATGAGTAGAAACTATAGTGCCTGTAGGTGTACTATGGGTATTGTTTGGTGTCTCTTGTGCTTCTGGCATTGTGAGTAATTAATGTTTTGATGGACAAAAATACAAAAAAACAAGGGGATTACTTGGCTATTGTTGGGTGTTATTTTGTGGGTTTGCCAAAACCAAAGATGATTGCCGTATTGAAACGCTCAAATCCTGTTTTAAATTACTAACTTGCACGTTTTATAATTGCTTGATTAAAAACAGATAAAATAATGCTTAGAAAACCTGCGCCTACAACGTCTACTGCAAGGGTAGCCCTGCGCTTTGGCGTAATTACAGGACTACTCCTGAATTTGTATAACACACTATTGCTTTTTTTGTGGTTCAACGCCCCTTGGGACGTAAAAATGATGGGATACGTTATTTTAGCTGGGGGCATTGTATACGCCATGCGTGAGTTTAGAGCTTACAACAAAAAGGGCATGAACCTGATTCAAGGCTTAGGACTAGGTACTATGCTATCGGCAGTAGCAAGCTTGGTGTATGGGTTGGTCAATATGGTCATTATAGCATTGTTTGCTCCAGCAAGCGCCCAATCAGGGGCAGTCTCTATCTTGTTTATCAACACCATTGTTGTGACGGTAATGATAGGAGTGATTATATCATTGGTGGCGTCACTTTTTTATAAAACAGATAATACTGTCAGCTAATACAACAGCGCCTGTTTATAGTCAAAAGTAAGCCTGAGCAATATTAAAGCGAATACTTATTCTGAAAACGTTGCTTAAATTTATAACTTTGTTTGTCAAACAAAACAAAAGTCAATAGTAGTGTCTAAAACAAACCTGGATATTTCGGTAGTAGTACCTCTGTTAGATGAAGAAGAATCTTTACCAGAGTTGTGTGCCTGGATTGAGCGAGTGATGCAAACTAACAAGTTTAGTTATGAAGTGATTATGGTAGACGATGGCAGTCGCGATAAATCGTGGCAGATTATAGAAAAACTCGCCGCCCAAAACCATTGTCTGAAGGGCATTCGTTTAAACCGCAACTATGGTAAATCGGCAGCTTTGAATACTGGTTTCAAAGAGGTACAAGGGCGAGTAGTAATTACTATGGATGCTGATTTGCAGGACAGCCCCGATGAGATTCCGGGATTGTATAAAATGATTGTTGAAGACAAATATGATATGGTGTCGGGTTGGAAGAAAAAACGTTATGACCCTATCACCAAGACCCTTCCTACTAAGGTATACAACGCTTTTACCCGCTGGTTTTCGGGGATCAAGTTGCATGACTTTAACTGTGGCTTAAAAGCTTATGACTATCAAGTAGTAAAAAGCATAGAAGTATACGGTGAAATGCACCGTTACATTCCTGTAATAGCTAAATCGGCAGGGTTCAAAGAAATTGGCGAGAAAGTAGTGCAGCACCAAGCCCGTAAATATGGTAATACTAAGTTTGGAGGCATCAAACGTTTTATTCGCGGACCGCTCGACTTACTATCTATTACTTTTGTTACCCGATTCAGGAAACGCCCTATGCACTTTTTCGGAGCCTTTGGTATTATCTTTTTTTTAGTAGGTTTTGCCAGTGCTGCCTGGCTTATTTTAGATCAGTTCATTGCCACTTACTTTGGCACCGAAATGGGCTCGCTGGTTACCAACCGCCCATTGTTTTACTTATCGTTAGTCACCATTATTATTGGAGTTCAATTGTTTTTGGCAGGTTTTCTGGGCGAAATGATGGTGGTTAACTCTCCTCAAACCCACGAATATATAGTAGCCGAAAAGTTGGGGATTAATCATAGCAAAATGACAGCCTCTGATATAACAAAAACCGACTCCAACACTTAAAAAACCTATGAAGTACTCAATCATTATTCCAGTATACAATCGCCCTGATGAGGTGCAAGAGTTACTGGATAGCCTCACCCGTCAAACTTACAAAAACTTTGAAGTGATCATTGTAGAAGATGGCTCTACCAATAAATGTGATGAAGCGGTGGCACAGTTTGTCGGTATTCTGGATATACACTATCATTTTAAAAAGAATGAAGGACAGGGTTTTGCCCGTAACTATGGTTATGCACATGCCGTAGGTGATTACTTCATTGTGTTTGACTCTGATTGTCTGATTCCAGAGAAATACCTGGAAATAGTCCATCACCGTCTTTCTGAAAATTTTCTTGATGCCTTTGGCGGCCCTGATAAAGCCGCTGACTCGTTTACCAATGTGCAAAAAGCCATTAGTTACTCCATGACCTCGCCTATGAGCACAGGGGGCATACGTGGCAACAAAAAACGTTTAGGGGGAACCTTTCATCCGCGAAGCTTTAATATGGGCATATCGCGTGAGGTATACGAAAAAACCAAAGGCTATATTTTACCCCGAATGGGTGAAGACATAGAGTTTAGCATTCGTATCATTAAAAATGGGTTTACCACAGGGCTTATTCCCGAAGCCCACGTATACCACAAACGACGCACTAACTTTAAACAGTTTTATAAGCAACTTCATTTTTTTGGGCGTGCCCGTATCAATATTAACCGTTATCACAAAGGACAAATCAAACTTGTACACCTGTTTCCGGCAATATTTACATTGGCAGCACTGTTATTACCCATTATGCCATTTATTAATCTCAACTTGTCGTTGCTGCAAGTGTCAGGGTTTGCATTGTATTCACTTATTGTGTTTTCAGACGCTGCCACCAAAGAGCAAAATACAGTAGTGGCTGCCTTTAGTGTAGTGGCAGTATGGACTCAACTGTTGGCGTATGGTATAGGTTTTATTACAGAGGCTTTTATGATCCGCCCCAAAATAAAACCCAAGCAGTAGCCCAGAGGTGTAAGGCGATGGACTGATTGAGTGATGAATCCTTACAATTTAAGGGAGAGTTTCATACATCTTGCCAAAATTCTGCTAT carries:
- a CDS encoding RNA polymerase sigma factor — encoded protein: MHLDAISDNGLMLKVKNGDVDKLGLLFERYNKALFGFFYRMTQNAKTSEDLVQNVFLRILKYKHTFTGEGKFTTWMYHLARNISIDHHKKQSRMGYKDDLSQWENQLPEEVSTEDKMYQQEDIRMLNAALGRLSPEKREILILSRYQGLKYKEIGALMDCSEGAVKVRIHRALSDLKDIYKKLEKNQQL
- a CDS encoding HEAT repeat domain-containing protein, with product MKKEHYQILMTEYLNGDIQPEQEAELKAYLEQNEMGKNELFELKVLNDQLEQVQVPEPSAQMSANFYSMLEAHKQDQKNSDSLGAMLKNWWTHLNYRRFAYNLSYSIAGILVGALGMYYFSQSPHRPQGKENENVGSLAVIQKKLNKMEEDQKRLISSLLEKKSASERLRAVNLTSNISVVDNKITKALLKILNSDPNVNVRLTTVETLAQFAARPEVRTGLIKSIAKQESPLVQIALIDVMIELQEKSSVKALKNLLKKQDLNEAVKGKVEQGIQVLL
- a CDS encoding proline dehydrogenase family protein — encoded protein: MTNYPNTNEAHTNQLSFDNTAIAFASKSTKELQLMKRAFTLMQSPWLVRNGTRFIDHTLHLKLVRGIVKNSLYKVFCGGETLQDCQSFIEKLYASKVHTMLGYSVESKTNDTEYDKTTAEIIRYIKFAAPQDALPFAAFKLSALASVHLLAKIHNGEKLSDTDQYAWHKVKDRVDSICAAGYEHHIKILIDAEESWIQDPIDELAQAMMAQYNQGRVVVYNTYQMYLQRGFTFLKNSLALAKQGNYLLGVKLVRGAYVVKEQQQAEKPRHTNLLNPDKATTDQMFDDAATFCLENIEHLALFAGTHNETSCYHIARLCQQMNIAPNNPRVFFGQLYGMSDHITYNLAKTGFNAVKYVPYGKVREVMPYLFRRAQENTAITGQSNRELELIKKELKRRKAAGI
- a CDS encoding peptidase domain-containing ABC transporter, with product MAKKFPSYIQLDMMDCGPSCVKIISEHYGKRYSLQYLREQSYITREGVSLLGISDAAEAVGFRTIGVKTTFEQLADEAPLPFIAHWNQQHFIVVHKITKKKVHVSDPAVGLVTYDREQFMKHWASTREQGEDKGVALLMEPTPEFFQRESDEKLKKTSWKFLLGYVLRYKKFLVQLFLGLLLGSLLSMIFPFLTQSVVDIGINTRDLNFIYIVLLGQFMLFFSQTAVDFIRRWILLHLSTRINISLISDFLIKLMKLPIGFFDTKMIGDLLQRINDHHRIERFLSTSTLTILFSFFNLIVFGFVLAYYNLYIFLIFLIGSVLYIGWVLAFLNIRKKLDYKRFQEMSRNQSSLIHLINGMQEIKLNNCEKQKRWEWERIQAKMFKINVKSVTLEQTQQAGSLFINQSKNILITFFAAYAVVNGTMTLGMMLAVQSIIGQLDGPITQMISFVYEMQDAKISLERLGEIHEKEEEESSEGDQVTILPEGKNLHLENITFQYEGPHSPKVIDGVTLTIPEGKITAIVGTSGSGKTTLLKLLLKFYPVTEGEIKLEGVQLNNLSGRLWRERCGTVMQDGFIFSDTIARNIAVSDEIIDQQRLRHAVQVANIQEFVEDLPLGYNTKIGQDGIGVSGGQKQRVLIARAVYKNPEFLFFDEATSALDANNERIIMENLDEFFKGKTAVVIAHRLSTVKNADQIIVLEKGKLVEQGTHKELTAKRGIYYNLVKNQLELGG
- a CDS encoding HlyD family efflux transporter periplasmic adaptor subunit, with product MPEAQETPNNTHSTPTGTIVSTHTPTQKAEEIPDLELRSDEVQEILSYIPHWIIRWGITIVFFTFMVLLTVSWFMKYPDIIHSSIMVTTKTPPQRILARSSGALKLMVKDGQNVKPQEVLGYIQNPTVFEDYQVLKKQITQFQKILNNRQRGTQDLLAFDKVISQQNLKLGELQGAYESFAKTFRELLLFYELSKPENQIQNLQSQIIQYKKLNQNLLSQQRILGKEFKIFNNQYKADSTLAEEKLMARLEFDKTKASLLQQRRALKNGEASIINNRIRINELQNNIGELTLTFREQERTYLLATNNAFQTLRSQVNIWIQRYILTTPVEGKVSFLSYWSDNQFVKPEQTVMAVIPQNKNLIGKINMPVNGSGKVKVGQVVNIRFANYPADEFGMVEGKVERISLIAQASADPQKGSMYTINVSLPNGLKTSYKKDLEFKAEMQGQADIITKDLRLIERIFNQFAKLFDQF
- a CDS encoding DUF4199 domain-containing protein encodes the protein MLRKPAPTTSTARVALRFGVITGLLLNLYNTLLLFLWFNAPWDVKMMGYVILAGGIVYAMREFRAYNKKGMNLIQGLGLGTMLSAVASLVYGLVNMVIIALFAPASAQSGAVSILFINTIVVTVMIGVIISLVASLFYKTDNTVS
- a CDS encoding glycosyltransferase family 2 protein, coding for MSKTNLDISVVVPLLDEEESLPELCAWIERVMQTNKFSYEVIMVDDGSRDKSWQIIEKLAAQNHCLKGIRLNRNYGKSAALNTGFKEVQGRVVITMDADLQDSPDEIPGLYKMIVEDKYDMVSGWKKKRYDPITKTLPTKVYNAFTRWFSGIKLHDFNCGLKAYDYQVVKSIEVYGEMHRYIPVIAKSAGFKEIGEKVVQHQARKYGNTKFGGIKRFIRGPLDLLSITFVTRFRKRPMHFFGAFGIIFFLVGFASAAWLILDQFIATYFGTEMGSLVTNRPLFYLSLVTIIIGVQLFLAGFLGEMMVVNSPQTHEYIVAEKLGINHSKMTASDITKTDSNT
- a CDS encoding glycosyltransferase, coding for MKYSIIIPVYNRPDEVQELLDSLTRQTYKNFEVIIVEDGSTNKCDEAVAQFVGILDIHYHFKKNEGQGFARNYGYAHAVGDYFIVFDSDCLIPEKYLEIVHHRLSENFLDAFGGPDKAADSFTNVQKAISYSMTSPMSTGGIRGNKKRLGGTFHPRSFNMGISREVYEKTKGYILPRMGEDIEFSIRIIKNGFTTGLIPEAHVYHKRRTNFKQFYKQLHFFGRARININRYHKGQIKLVHLFPAIFTLAALLLPIMPFINLNLSLLQVSGFALYSLIVFSDAATKEQNTVVAAFSVVAVWTQLLAYGIGFITEAFMIRPKIKPKQ